The genomic interval GAGCGCGGCGGTGCCGGGCTCGGGGATCTGGTTGCGGAGGGCGGACACGTCCTGCTCGATGACGAAGCTGCCGTCGGGCTGGAGGTCGGCGTTGAGGCTGCCGTAGGTCGTGCCGGAGGTGTCGTCGTAGAGGGAGCTGTCGGCTCCGATCGCCTGGAAGTCGGCGAGCGTCGCGCCGGCGCCGGGGCCCTCCAGGGCGAAGCCTTCGCGGCTGTTGACCTTGTCGCCGGCGTAGCCGGGCGCGCCCTCGCCGGTGGCGGCGGCGCGGACGACGCCACCGGCGTCGAGGATCGTCAGCGTCCAGTCCTCGTTGCCGACGGAGAAGTCGCCGGGGCTCCCGTCGTTGGTGGTCGTGGTCACGAGGCCGGCGGCCTTGCCCGCCTCCTCGCGGGTGGCGACGTTGATCGTCCAGTCGCCGGCGACGGGGTCGTAGGAGGTGTCGGTCGAGGTGTCGAGCAGAGAGCCCCCGCCGTCGGCGGTCTCGATGAAGGTGATCAGCGAGCCGGCCTTGACGTCGCTCCACAGCGCGTCACCGGTGAGCGTGAGCGTGCCGGCGGTGTTGATGCCCGAGCCCGTGAAGGTCTCCTCCGCTTCGGTCCAGGCGAGCTGCCAGCCGCGCAGGTCGGTGTCCTCGATCACCAGCAGCTCGAACCAGTTGCCGCCGTTGCCGTCGATCGTGCCGAAGAAGGCGTCGGCGCCCGCTCCGTCGTCGAGCTGCTTGCTGCCGCTGACGGCGTTGTACTCGTTGAGGACGACGGGGGCCGCCGAGGCGGCGGGGGCGGCGAGAGCGGCGGCGGCGATCAGGGCGACGGGGCGGGGGGTCATGAGCATCTCCGGGGCGGGCGTGCAGGACGCGGCGCGTCTTCTGCGGGAGGGAACATCGCGCCGCCGCGTGAGCAAACCGTGGCGGGTGTGTGAGAAGTGGGTGAGCGGCCGCCGCGCGGGTACACCGCCGCCATGCCGCTCCCCCCGCCGCCGCCGCCGCCGGAACCGCCCGGGCTGGTCGAATCCGCACCGCCCGCGCTCACGCTGCGGGAGATCGGCCGCTGGGACAGCGGCCGCCCGGGCGTGTCCGCCGCCGAGGTCCCCGCCTGGACGTCCGACGGGCTCGGCTTGCTGGTGACCGACGCCGAACGCGGCCTGCGGCTGCTCGACGCGTCGGACCCCGCGGCACCGCGGGAGGCGGCGCTCTACGAGGCTCCCGGCGTCAACTCGGTGGCGGTTTCGGGCGGCCGGATCGCCGCGGCGATCGCCGGCGGCGATCCCGCCGGGCCGGGCCGGCTGGTCGTGCTCGACGCGGAGCTGCGGCCGGTTGCCGAGGCCGCGACCGGCGTCGGCCCCGACATGGTGGCCGCGGGCCCCGACGGCTCCTGGCTCACCGCCGACGAGGGCCAGCCCGCCGCCGGCGTGGACCCGCCCGGGGGACTCACCCGCGTCGCTCCCGACGCGGGCGAAGCCGGGGTGGTCCGCCTCCCCGCCCGCCCCGGCGGCATCCGGTCCGGGGCCAGCGGCGGCGGGCCCGAAACGCTCGAGCCCGAGTACGTCGCCGTCTCCGCCGACGGTTCCTTCGCCTGCGTCGCCCTGCAGGAGAACAACGCGGTGGCCTTCTTCGACCTGCAGGAAGACCGCTTCACCGACGTCGTCGGCCTGGGGTTGCTCGAACGCTCCGCGCCGGGGGCCGGGTTCGACGCCTCGGACCGGGACGGCGGCGTCCGCATCCACCGGTGGCCGGTGTCGGCCATGCCGCAGCCGGACGCGGTCG from Phycisphaera mikurensis NBRC 102666 carries:
- a CDS encoding PEP-CTERM sorting domain-containing protein — translated: MTPRPVALIAAAALAAPAASAAPVVLNEYNAVSGSKQLDDGAGADAFFGTIDGNGGNWFELLVIEDTDLRGWQLAWTEAEETFTGSGINTAGTLTLTGDALWSDVKAGSLITFIETADGGGSLLDTSTDTSYDPVAGDWTINVATREEAGKAAGLVTTTTNDGSPGDFSVGNEDWTLTILDAGGVVRAAATGEGAPGYAGDKVNSREGFALEGPGAGATLADFQAIGADSSLYDDTSGTTYGSLNADLQPDGSFVIEQDVSALRNQIPEPGTAALAAAGLGLLASRRRRG
- a CDS encoding choice-of-anchor I family protein — protein: MPLPPPPPPPEPPGLVESAPPALTLREIGRWDSGRPGVSAAEVPAWTSDGLGLLVTDAERGLRLLDASDPAAPREAALYEAPGVNSVAVSGGRIAAAIAGGDPAGPGRLVVLDAELRPVAEAATGVGPDMVAAGPDGSWLTADEGQPAAGVDPPGGLTRVAPDAGEAGVVRLPARPGGIRSGASGGGPETLEPEYVAVSADGSFACVALQENNAVAFFDLQEDRFTDVVGLGLLERSAPGAGFDASDRDGGVRIHRWPVSAMPQPDAVALRTVGGRTFLLTANEGETRDASGGDPFTDATRVADLPLDTDAFPEAAWLKQDDTLGRLEVVRPGAHPAVDPDGDGDADRLVAFGGRSVSVFEVLGAPGSRELALRWNSGDLFERLAAERAPGSFNAGTRAADSRSEKRGPEPEGLVLGEVGGRVHAFVGLERSHAVVALDVTDPLAPTLSGSVFAGVADRAPEGLAFLPAGRSPTGGPLLAVAYEATGTLVIYAIGEN